ATTTTAATTCACGAGATTTTCCTATAGGGTTGTTATGTTGGAGATCAAGGTttggctgctattggacagtgtTGCAAGCATCTTGAAGATTTGAATCTGCGTTTCTGTGAAGGCTTGACTGACACGGGTTTGGTTGAATTAGCGTTGGGTGTGGGAAATTCGCTAAAATCTATTGGAGTGGCAGCTTGTGCGAAAATAACCGACATTTCAATGGAAGCTGTGGGATTACACTGCAGATCTCTAGAGACCTTGTCATTGGATTCCGAGTTCATCCACAATAAAGGGCTGCTTTCTGTGATTAGAGGATGTCCACATTTGAAAGTTCTAAAGCTACAATGTATTAATCTAACAGATGATGCGTTGAAAGTTGTGGGAGTTAGTTGTTTGTCTTTGGAGATATTAGCTCTATACAGTTTTCAGAGATTTACTGATAAGTAAGTTTCTTTCTAATCATTGCTTTGCTGGGTTTGCTTCATCTGACTATGGTTGAATTCACAAAAAGATCACATTCATTGAGCATAgcaaatattgaatatttctttGTTGTGTTAAGACTTGATCAACTATTTGCAGATTTGATTAGTGGTTTGTCTTTGGAGTAATTGGCTCAATATAGTTTTTTAGATTTATTAATAAGTTAACTGCTTTCTCATCATTGCTTTTTCAGGATCTGCTTGATTTGACTACGGTTAAATTCACAAAAAAGACACATGCACCAGGCATAGTGCAAATTGCATATTTCTTTCTTGTGCTAAAACTTTACCAACCATTTTTTGAGTTGATCAATTCAAAAGATCcattgaaacaattttttatgttttttttttttttttaaattctattttttattaagatcCAATGTTGTCATTTGATCCGTGTTGCCAAACTCATCTAATGGGGTGAGACTTGGTTGcttttgtaattctttttactgtTCCTTTTACATGACCCTTAAAGTAGTATGAACTGCAAACTTTCAATCTTTTTCCTTGCctctaattattaattttgggTTCCAATattaattctttcattttttttgtttagttagTAATAATTTTTCGTTTTATAATATCTACATTCAGGGGTTTGTGTGCAATTGGGAAAGGATGTAAGAAGTTAAAGAACTTGACTTTAAGTGATTGCTATTTCCTAAGTGATAAGGGTTTGGAAGCAATTGCTACTGGCTGCAAGGAACTCACTCATCTTGAAGTGAATGGATGCCACAATATTGGAACTTTGGGGCTAGAATCTGTTGGAAAATCTTGCCAGTACGTTTTTTTCACTAATCTAAGTTCCCTAAAATGTTATAGATGTGTGTACTATAACTCATGTGTGCAACAAACTCCACATCGAAGAATCAGCATAGGGAGTTGGGAAAATGTTTTAGAACAAAGAaacttattttatgtttctctATTCAACGTCTGTAATTATAGTTGAATAATCTTGTGGTGTGTTGGGTGTTCTTGCATGTATAAATTCTACTTTCTACTGCACAGGCATCTGTCAGAATTAGCATTACTTTACTGCCAAAGAATTGGTGATGCTGGCCTTCTCCAAATTGGACAGGGGTGCAAATACTTGCAAGCGCTTCACTTGGTAGATTGCTCAAGTATTGGAGATGAAGCCATGTGTGGAATAGCTAGTGGCTGCAAGAATCTAAAGAAACTTCATATCCGTCGTTGTTATGAGGTACTTTCTGCATTTATGTTGGTTTTCCTCACTAAATGACCATTCTGTATgtgtaatttcaattttggcatcaaattgattttattgttattttattttattgtatttttgttttggatGTCTCACTTTCAAAATTCTGCATCTTGTAACCTAGAATAATTGCTTTGGGTCATTTGAATCAGCATTAATACTAGCATACATTACACATGTTTCCACTACAACTTCgtcattattataatatttaaaatttaaaaatattctttggtTCTCTTGGGGGAATTACATTCAAAAGTATTTTATCTTTAGTCATTAGCACAATCCAAAAAAACATTTCTGTATACAAAACTTGGTATTTTAAAGTCAAAAGCAATTAATTCTCCgatccccccccccccccccccccccccggCGCGCGCtccatttaattaaaaaaagggaaaagagGAATTTCTTTTGTTACTCTGGTCACTTCCTTTTGCGGTGCTTTCTTCAACGTTCCTTGATAATTTGATGaccgcttttttttttttttttcttcttttggatTTTAAGCCATAAATATCTGGTTTGTCTAAGATAGGGGACAGACGGCATTGTATCATAGATTTTTGAAGCAATCTTTTAGAGAATTTTCATTATGCCTTGTTGTGTTTCTGGTGCTTTACCATTTTAACCAAGTTGCACCTTGTTATTTTGACTTTTAGTATGGCACTATTTACATGCTACACACCAACTCTAGCCCCCTCATCCCCCTCACACGATAATATGGCACCTTGTGAAGGATGTAGAAGTATATGAAAGTGGTGTAATACTTGATTTACATGAATCTCTATTATGCATCCAGTGTAAAGCCAATTATTTTTACTGTTGACTCTATATTTCTTTATAAGTTTATGACATTTTCGTCCTTTCTCCTTGTGTTCCTTCTTTTTTCCCTCCATTTATTAGATTGGGAGCAAGGGGATCATTGCTGTGGGCGAGAACTGCAAGTTGCTAACAGATCTCAGCATTCGATTCTGTGATAGGTAAAACCTTAGTCACAGCTTTATTTATTCTCCCTCTGAGCATAAATCTTCATGTATATTTGTTCTACTACTTTGATGTTTGGGAATTTGTATTTCATCTTTTCTTCTGTTGTTTCTTTGGCATTCACTTGCAAGCTCAAgtttacatttgaatattttcgGTATTGTTCGTCTTGGATGATGTCTACCTTAACCACTCTGTTAAATTACCAGGGTGGGTGATGGGGCCCTTGTTGCCATAGCTGAGGGCTGTTCCCTTCATTATCTTAATGTTAGTGGTTGCCATCAGATTGGAGATGCTGGAGTGGTAGCCATTGCAAGGGGGTGCCCTCAACTCTGTTACTTGGACGTGAGTGTATTGCAGGTGTGTATTGATATCTCTCATTCTATACGCTAAATAAGTCTTGCTACTTATTTGCCTTGCTTTTCTTCCCCTTTGCGTAATTGTGTTGCTCTGTAACTGCAGAATTTGGGTGACATGGCTATGGCTGAAGTGGGAGAACACTGTCCTTTGCTGAAAGAAATAGTACTCTCACACTGCCGACAAATAACAGATGTTGGGCTAGCCCATCTTGTGAAAAGTTGCACAATGCTCGAGTCATGCCACATGGTTTATTGTTCTGGTATAACTTCAGTTGGTGTGGCCACCGTGGTTTCTAGCTGCCCCAACATAAGGAAGGTCCTTGTTGAGAAGTGGAAGGTTAGCCAACGTACAAAGCGCCGAGCTGGTTCAGTCATTTCCTACTTGTGTGTGGACCTTTAGATCTTCTTCCGTATATATGCATATCATAGTATTTCTTGTACATATGCTCATACAACAGTTACACTCGTGACTTCATAGGAGACTGAAGATGTAGGAATTGATAGCCTTAGATAAACAAGTGATGCTTTTAGTAACTTGATTTATGTGTGTTTGTATATATAGTTGAAGAAATATCATGACTCTTTGTATTGTTTATTTCCAAAATGACAAGTTGAATCTAGATATATTTCTagttttttgtaatatttgtttttcaattctattctttataatttttttatgacgttagtttttaaaattttctcttgcAGTTTTAATTCTTGTCTCATTTTTTAACTTATGGCAATCATTTATTGAATGAAAAGCTATAATTTCTACTCTACACaatttcaacatattaaattgaTTGGatcaatttaaactttattgtACTCGAGATTGATCTTAATAGAACATCGTTTTCATTTGAAATATCTCACCTTAAAATCCTGATATCAATTGAAACCTTTAAAATCATGCCATACAGCAAATCTAATACTCTAtcataaactttaaatgatAGAATGAAAAACTTAAGAATTCTAAGTaagaaaaattgataaaagggtgaaatttgaaaattttgaaaaagagaacgggttttttacattttatttttgggtGAGCTCATCCCTACAGCCAATCTTGTGCTTTTTGATATCATCAATTTCATTCCATATCTCAAATCTATTCCTTTAGGTTTTCTACATCCTCCAAAACCCCAACAATCTTTTTAAGATAGGGTTTAATTATAAAGTATAGAGTTATTATACGATGTGCTTTCACAGAAGGACATGAAAATTTGGGGTCTAAATAATATCTTTTTCTGTCTTCTTGAAGATGGTATATGCTTGTTTTGAAAACTAGTTGTTTCAATCTTGCATGTTTATTAGACATGAAAGTTGTGAAAGTTTAGAGAAATATAAAATGCAACCTAATGAGTGTGGCAACCTAACCTGAATAGTTTTATTGATACATCCATTAATTGTAAACTGAGTGAGTGACCCCAGTAGGATGCAAACATTATTCACGTCACGTTGTGTATAAGTAATATACTCATAAGACATCAACTTTATAGCACTTTTATAATATCCATATCTATATTAAGATTCACTCCTCTCCTAATCTTGGTATCAATCCTTACAGACAGCTCTAAACAATTCTtaatgcatatttgttttcccCAATATATGTTGTTGCTATCATCTATAttcttaattactttttttatttatttatgttcttGTTGGGACATACAGAATCTTAGCAGAGAAAAGTTCGCAGCAAAAGCTCGTGGTTTTTAAAGCATGCCATACATTTTGAGACAGCTATCAACTAAAGcccaacaaatttattaaaaattgtgtttaaatttataaaatcgatttgaaaaataaatacctttttttttatctagaaTGTCCAACACATAATAGTTCgacaaatttaacaaatcttgataaaaccaattttaatacaatattacAAGAGTAAATTTAACTCTAACtaataattacaaatcatcttataaaataaaatttattttatgtatatataataaaataacttttttttcagttaacatcaagttttcaataaaatttaacgCGTGAAAACAAATAGAAACAAACAAAGAAATGAGAGAGTTTGTGTTATGATTTCAATTTAGGATATCTAATTTATATTATGCGCATGCCAAACtattcaattgatttttaaGAAGACCTAGTGGCTACTTCTTTTGTACATTAAAAATTGAAGCATAAGATCATGGTATAGGTACTCTAATTTtgcaatataatataaaacatagGAGGGGTAGATATTATTAACAATGTTGTTAAGACCTTTTCAATGTCCAAGAGATTTAGGCTTGTGTGAAACCTAGAAATTAAGGATGTTGGGAATAAGTTGGAGTGAGGGATGAAGAAAGttgaataaataaacatataatggATTGAAGCATAGGGAACATGATGGCCATCCAAACATGCCTCAACCCATCACATCATCATCAAGTGCTTCAGATCAATCCATTGGCTTGTGATTCAAACAGATACCAaatctcatattttttaataactgtgacaaccattttttattttgtaattaattattgtttttaataatttcatttgttGTTTAGTTATAtcataaatgttttatatttaccAGCAATTCAGCATGGTATTATGCAATTTTCCGTAAAATTAGGATTTAATTGATTTCACATACTTATACTACTGTGGAGAGTTTATTACTTGATTTAAGACATGACCgacaaactttaaaaaaatattcatataaaataaattataaattaaaattaacttgtagaaacatttgttttactttttcactttttagAACCCCTTAATTCTTTGTCTTGtttcctttaataaaaaaagagtttAATACTGTGTACcactttttttcattcaaatttccAGCGACCAAAACCACGACCAatattaattgtaaataaaattttatgtaactcatttattcttttaaattttaaaaataataggaaTCTGATACGAAGACTGACATTCATTGGGCcagatgcaattttttttttcgaatttaaaaaaaaatcaaatttgttaagaaaattatcCAAAGTTTAtcttacaaattaatttgttataatcAACAAAAAGGAGAGAATTCcaattttctttgttatttcgACATACTTAACCCGTCTTTTATTGGGATTATGTGATATATTAAttgttatcaatttttatttactaaaatttattttaattttaataaaattttttactaaACAGTTCTAAAAGATAAAAACCGCAAACAAAATTAATGTCACTGTACTAGACGCaattaaacattattaaatttaatatcatgtcatcatataattatataattaaaataatatattaaaatcgtCGATGAACCCAAATACCATGCTATAACACGCGTCAAATTGTAGctaatatataatgaaaaaaaaaaggaataaaaaacgttcattaaaaacaaaaatgatgaaATCTGATGTATACAAAACAGatgtgaaataaataatttctctaTCACTTTTAATTATCTGGCCAAAAAAAATCTACATAAGCCTTTAATAGCCAACTTAATGAACCTAGTCAAAACCAAacagaaataaatataaagatatgtcaatttgttattatttaactaaacaagaatattttttttacacaaattagagaaagaatatatatatatatatatatatatatatatatatatatatatttatgatctCTTGCTACCTAGCAAAGTGTAGCTTTAACAGTTGGAATGACAGCATGTTTATGTCAGCAGTTGCTCAGATTCCACTAAGAGTAGTAGTTGGGTATTCATAAGCTGGTTAAACAGTAGTAAAtgataagttaattaattagaattagGCTTATATTGAGTTAAAGCTTATTTATAAAGATTGAGGGTTAATGCTGAAGAACTTTCTTGCAGGAAGCAAAATAGCTAGATTTCGAAGAAAAATGGCTATTATTGTCTCCAGCTTTCTGAGATTCTGTCATGATTGGGGAGGGTGATATAAGAACAAAcctacttttataatatttgaagtatacatttttttagttaaaattgaattttcacTCACGCAATAATCTCACCACATTAAACTTGATTAACACTAATTATCTAAAGTTAAATGGAAAATCTGGTTCAACCTATTACAGATTGATCATTAGTGAGTCAACTCAATCCGATTCAGTTATTAGTGAGTCAGAGAAATTCAAACCTGACCCGACCCATCACAGATTGATGAGTTAAATGGGTTGGCTCACgaattcacttaattaaaatgataaattttttttcaatcaaaactaaattataattctaattaaaatctaaatgaaCTTTagtacaatccaaatacaaaccaaaatcataaaaatacaaattatctatgtgttggctaaaaagaAACAACCTAATATGACTCAAATGTaaaatccaacttaacaaaaacCATTTGTGTGATCCTTTATTTGCAGGTTGGTCCGCTCACCACGGATTCAACTCGGATGAGTCGGGTTCTAAGTGAGCCGGAtaaaaaatcaacccatattaaaatttgtaaaaaaatttcaacccaatccAACCTGAACTTGTGGTGGGCCGGATTAACTCGCAGATTCCAACCTATTTTCCCAGctctaaaaaatattacaaatatctACGATGCGAAAATTGTTTTgagaatgaaaaatgaaaatgtagtTTTGCAAGAAGTATTTCATGAATGTTTTGGGAACTGATACGAGAAAAAAGATGTAGGATTTAACAAGTTCTGTACCTctaaaatgaatgaatttgacatctctaattttgttttttcaatacttttattatCCAACATTTAATAAATGCATTAACTAGTTCTTCTCGGTAACTCTGCTATTCTTAAATTAGTGAAGTTGAGATGTAACAGAAAAGCATTGTAACAGAGGTTGCAGATGGCATTGCTTTTGAATGAATCAAGTTATAGCGGTGGATTAGAGAAATAGCAAAAAATGAGCACAAGAATACAATGATTCCAACAATGCATGCTTGCAGAACGAAAACCAGATTCAGACGTTACAGTTGCTAGGCTAGTTACAGGGGTAAGACATCTTTTAACACACCCCAAAGTTACTTCAAAGAGATGCACTATTTCAATCTTGCATCTTATCTTTTTCACCATGTAAACCAGAATATCACACATTACAGATCATTCTTTTGTTACACACCCAGAATTTATGTATACTTTCTGTCATTGAAGCAATTACTTCATCCAATTCAGTCtctaaataaatagaattataGTAAATAGTCCTCTCTAAGCTTACAACCATGTGATACAATCATTCTCCCTATATTTTTAGCACAtgattaaaccttaaaaagtgAAACTGTACGAACATGGTCTTTGATAAAATCATTAGTAATTCAAATTAGTCtttgataaaaagtaaatttcaaattgtacgtataaatatttttagacaaataatagttaaaaataaaaaaatatagttggATAGCACTGGATTGTGAGTTAAGTCCCGTATTCAGTAttagttgataaaaaaaaatattatctttgttaacaatttttttatgaagattttagtgaatgaatttgaataaaaaaaaaatagatggtGCATGAGTTTTAGTGATGATAGTACTATGGTGGTGCATTGAGTTGAAAGAGGGCATGATTGGGTAGGATTTTTGCCTGTACATACACCAAACTTGCATTGTAAAGTAGACGAATAAGACAGGTGAGAGACAAGAGAGGGTGAAGAAGGTCACGCATGAGAATCATGCTTGCAAGAACAATCAACAGAGATTCCAATTTTGCAAAACAGACACAAACATAGACATGCATTTGTTTTCAAAACCAAATACGAGATTTGGTTTGGTTAGGTTAAAGCACAAGAGGAATGATGTGTCGTGTATGAGAGCATGGGATCATATTA
This portion of the Vigna unguiculata cultivar IT97K-499-35 chromosome 6, ASM411807v1, whole genome shotgun sequence genome encodes:
- the LOC114188197 gene encoding F-box/LRR-repeat protein 4-like isoform X2, whose translation is MRGHNWINTLLPDELLIEIFRRLDSKSSRDACSLVCTRWLRLERLTRAAIRIGASGSPDLFVHLLAARFSNVTTVHIDERLSVSIPTHFGRRRASENSALKLHYVSDGSSSDQSDFDSLCLSDSGLSALADGFPKLEKLRLIWCSNVTSEGLSSLARKCISLKSLDLQGCYVGDQGLAAIGQCCKHLEDLNLRFCEGLTDTGLVELALGVGNSLKSIGVAACAKITDISMEAVGLHCRSLETLSLDSEFIHNKGLLSVIRGCPHLKVLKLQCINLTDDALKVVGVSCLSLEILALYSFQRFTDKGLCAIGKGCKKLKNLTLSDCYFLSDKGLEAIATGCKELTHLEVNGCHNIGTLGLESVGKSCQHLSELALLYCQRIGDAGLLQIGQGCKYLQALHLVDCSSIGDEAMCGIASGCKNLKKLHIRRCYEIGSKGIIAVGENCKLLTDLSIRFCDRVGDGALVAIAEGCSLHYLNVSGCHQIGDAGVVAIARGCPQLCYLDVSVLQNLGDMAMAEVGEHCPLLKEIVLSHCRQITDVGLAHLVKSCTMLESCHMVYCSGITSVGVATVVSSCPNIRKVLVEKWKVSQRTKRRAGSVISYLCVDL
- the LOC114188197 gene encoding F-box/LRR-repeat protein 4-like isoform X1, with amino-acid sequence MRGHNWINTLLPDELLIEIFRRLDSKSSRDACSLVCTRWLRLERLTRAAIRIGASGSPDLFVHLLAARFSNVTTVHIDERLSVSIPTHFQGRRRASENSALKLHYVSDGSSSDQSDFDSLCLSDSGLSALADGFPKLEKLRLIWCSNVTSEGLSSLARKCISLKSLDLQGCYVGDQGLAAIGQCCKHLEDLNLRFCEGLTDTGLVELALGVGNSLKSIGVAACAKITDISMEAVGLHCRSLETLSLDSEFIHNKGLLSVIRGCPHLKVLKLQCINLTDDALKVVGVSCLSLEILALYSFQRFTDKGLCAIGKGCKKLKNLTLSDCYFLSDKGLEAIATGCKELTHLEVNGCHNIGTLGLESVGKSCQHLSELALLYCQRIGDAGLLQIGQGCKYLQALHLVDCSSIGDEAMCGIASGCKNLKKLHIRRCYEIGSKGIIAVGENCKLLTDLSIRFCDRVGDGALVAIAEGCSLHYLNVSGCHQIGDAGVVAIARGCPQLCYLDVSVLQNLGDMAMAEVGEHCPLLKEIVLSHCRQITDVGLAHLVKSCTMLESCHMVYCSGITSVGVATVVSSCPNIRKVLVEKWKVSQRTKRRAGSVISYLCVDL